A region of uncultured Anaeromusa sp. DNA encodes the following proteins:
- a CDS encoding PhzF family phenazine biosynthesis protein: MRYFHVDVFADKPLQGNGLAVVFPPKDGTEASSLLAIAQEFKQFETIFLYPQAPGKARARIFTVEEELVFAGHPVLGAAAVLHELHYPREAHAELELALPESVVALRSTRLPGAFRVEMEQGTTQFGRSLSTDEAKTAAAALRLQPSDLHAVYPLEVASNGLPYLLVPVRQGLEEARIVAPDFAELLDSWGAKFVYLFQPETLEGRTWDNRGLVEDVATGSAAGPLCSYLVRHGRCRKEERITISQGGQVGRPSRIYGWVAQDDTVTIQGEVVFFADGLLSVGVSQRLAIGAAGGEL, translated from the coding sequence ATGCGATATTTTCATGTAGATGTGTTTGCCGATAAACCGTTGCAGGGCAATGGTCTGGCAGTTGTTTTTCCGCCGAAAGATGGAACTGAAGCAAGTAGTTTACTGGCTATTGCTCAGGAATTTAAACAGTTTGAAACCATCTTTTTGTATCCGCAGGCGCCAGGGAAGGCGCGGGCGCGCATTTTTACGGTGGAAGAAGAGTTGGTTTTTGCAGGGCATCCCGTGCTGGGGGCGGCAGCGGTCTTGCATGAGCTGCATTATCCAAGAGAGGCACATGCGGAGTTGGAGCTTGCTTTGCCAGAAAGCGTGGTTGCGTTGCGCTCAACGCGTCTTCCAGGGGCGTTTCGAGTGGAAATGGAGCAGGGGACAACACAATTTGGTCGTTCTCTTTCAACGGATGAAGCGAAAACAGCAGCTGCAGCCTTGCGGTTACAGCCGAGCGATTTGCATGCAGTGTATCCATTGGAGGTGGCTTCCAACGGGTTGCCTTATTTATTGGTACCAGTGCGGCAGGGGCTGGAGGAAGCAAGAATTGTAGCGCCTGATTTTGCAGAGCTTTTAGATTCGTGGGGAGCTAAATTCGTGTACTTGTTCCAACCGGAGACGCTGGAGGGGCGGACTTGGGATAATCGCGGCTTGGTGGAAGACGTAGCTACCGGGAGTGCGGCAGGGCCACTGTGTTCCTATCTTGTGCGTCATGGTCGCTGCCGCAAAGAAGAACGCATTACCATTAGCCAAGGGGGCCAAGTGGGGCGGCCTAGCCGGATCTATGGCTGGGTGGCGCAGGATGATACGGTGACAATTCAAGGCGAGGTGGTGTTTTTTGCCGACGGCCTGTTGTCTGTAGGCGTTTCACAGCGTTTGGCTATAGGAGCAGCAGGAGGCGAATTATGA
- a CDS encoding bile acid:sodium symporter family protein, with protein MKVLEMLARGICKGMPLWVVIFSAMAFFQPAPFKAIGPYISYMLGIIMLGMGLTMSLEDFRLVFTRPKDVFYGVFFRYLIMPVVGVSIAYALELPPALAAGMVLLGACPSGTGSNVMTYLAKGDTALSVTVSSVNTILAPVLTTYLFSLLAGGLIPIDSWALFLDIVKIVLVPVGLGVLLHTIAPNVVNKMTKVVPAVSVVFIVAIIASVVALNAAKMATMALVICAAVCIHNVVGLLLGYTAGRAVGMPEKKSRAITFEIGMENSGLAVALALAHLDPMAALPGALMSVWEYIIGSLLAGYWASKPVAEEVEQEQAA; from the coding sequence ATGAAAGTTTTAGAGATGTTGGCGCGAGGGATTTGCAAGGGAATGCCGTTGTGGGTGGTGATCTTTTCGGCGATGGCTTTTTTTCAGCCGGCGCCCTTTAAAGCGATTGGCCCTTATATTTCTTATATGCTGGGGATTATTATGTTGGGGATGGGGCTGACCATGTCCTTGGAGGACTTTCGCTTGGTTTTTACACGGCCTAAGGATGTATTTTACGGCGTGTTTTTTCGGTATTTGATTATGCCGGTCGTTGGTGTTAGCATTGCTTATGCGTTGGAACTGCCGCCGGCGTTGGCGGCAGGGATGGTTCTTTTGGGAGCATGTCCCAGCGGCACAGGATCCAATGTTATGACATATCTTGCTAAAGGCGATACCGCTCTTTCCGTGACGGTGTCCAGCGTGAATACCATCTTGGCGCCAGTGTTGACGACGTATTTATTTTCTTTGTTGGCAGGTGGATTAATTCCCATTGATAGTTGGGCGCTGTTCCTGGATATTGTCAAAATTGTGTTGGTGCCGGTAGGCTTGGGTGTTTTGCTGCATACCATTGCTCCTAATGTGGTCAATAAAATGACCAAGGTGGTTCCTGCGGTGTCGGTGGTCTTTATTGTGGCGATTATTGCTTCGGTGGTGGCTTTGAATGCAGCTAAAATGGCCACTATGGCACTGGTTATTTGTGCTGCCGTGTGCATTCACAATGTGGTGGGATTGCTGCTGGGCTATACTGCTGGCCGGGCGGTTGGCATGCCGGAGAAAAAGTCCCGTGCCATTACTTTTGAAATTGGCATGGAAAATTCCGGTTTGGCCGTAGCGCTGGCTTTAGCGCATCTAGATCCTATGGCGGCACTTCCAGGTGCGTTAATGAGTGTCTGGGAATACATTATCGGCAGCTTGCTGGCGGGGTACTGGGCCAGTAAGCCTGTGGCAGAAGAAGTAGAGCAAGAACAAGCGGCTTAG
- a CDS encoding MBL fold metallo-hydrolase encodes MSRIIPLKLGFADAHLVLDQQAILIDTGINANQEQYLSLFSQAGLTPQDITLLVITHGHADHYGNIRMLKDLTGAPVLCHLQAAQALQTAIDEDIIPCKGLGESVWEQIKNHLPQAASTITPDLLAGESFDLTPYGVAGKTIHTPGHTPGSLSVLLDSGEAIVGDLIVKPPFSPAPSLAYFANDEAALQRSINRLLQEAHTFFGGHGGPFQKKDILPLLSKQNYRSS; translated from the coding sequence TTGAGCCGCATAATTCCTCTAAAACTTGGGTTCGCCGATGCCCACCTTGTTCTAGACCAGCAAGCGATTCTCATTGATACAGGCATCAATGCAAATCAGGAACAGTATCTTTCTTTATTTTCACAAGCAGGCCTCACTCCACAAGACATTACCTTGCTTGTTATCACCCACGGTCATGCCGACCACTATGGCAATATTCGCATGCTTAAAGACCTCACAGGCGCGCCAGTTTTGTGCCATCTTCAGGCAGCTCAAGCCCTGCAAACCGCCATAGACGAAGACATCATTCCCTGCAAAGGCTTGGGTGAATCCGTTTGGGAACAAATAAAAAACCATCTTCCCCAAGCCGCTTCTACCATCACACCGGACTTGCTTGCAGGAGAGTCTTTTGATTTGACCCCTTACGGCGTGGCCGGAAAAACGATTCATACGCCTGGACACACTCCCGGCTCGTTATCGGTGCTCCTAGACTCCGGTGAAGCTATCGTAGGCGACCTCATTGTCAAACCACCATTCAGCCCGGCTCCTTCGCTGGCTTATTTCGCCAACGATGAAGCCGCCCTGCAACGCAGTATAAACCGTCTGCTCCAAGAAGCGCACACCTTCTTTGGAGGTCACGGCGGTCCTTTCCAGAAAAAAGACATACTACCGTTGCTCTCTAAACAAAACTACCGTTCTTCATAA
- a CDS encoding CC/Se motif family (seleno)protein, with translation MLTFTETARSLAREKKKPVYLEMAPIINECCFAMRESPSVRFGEPKDKSLYQFSSIEGLSVYVPKELPNIPLKINVRNILGWKTLFVEGWKLA, from the coding sequence ATGCTGACCTTTACGGAAACAGCCCGCTCTTTGGCGCGAGAAAAGAAAAAGCCGGTATATTTGGAAATGGCGCCGATTATCAATGAATGCTGCTTTGCTATGAGGGAAAGCCCTTCCGTACGTTTTGGCGAGCCTAAAGACAAGAGCCTCTATCAATTTTCTTCGATAGAAGGTTTGTCAGTATACGTGCCCAAAGAGTTGCCGAATATTCCACTGAAAATCAATGTGCGTAATATTTTAGGTTGGAAAACCTTGTTTGTAGAAGGATGGAAGCTGGCATAA
- a CDS encoding carbon starvation protein A, giving the protein MNGLYLVLISALVLSLCYRYYGAFIAAKVLALDPKRPTPAVVHEDGHDYVPTNKWVLFGHHFAAIAGAGPLVGPVLAAQFGYLPSMLWILIGACLGGAVHDMIILFASIRHDGKSIAEIAKEEIGQSAGLAAAIAVIFILVITMAGMGIAVANALFNSPWGAFTVGATIPIALFIGVYMRYLRPGHIGEASFVGVVMVIAAVVGGAWIQHSSWAPFFTLSRMQLDIILPLYGFVAAALPVWLLLAPRDYLSTYMKIGTIGALALGIIIVQPQIHMPAVTSFIGGGGPVVPGPVWPFVCITVACGAISGFHSVIATGTTPKMLTNESEILPIGFGAMLAESFISVMALIAATSLIPADYFAINSVPEAFAKLGMNVQELPMLSQMVGENVAGRPGGAVSLAVGMAHIFSQIPGLGEFMSFLYHFAIMFEALFILTIIDAGTRVGRYLLQEVGGLIYKPLGDANWTPGVVFTSALISFAWGYLIFGGSIASIWPLFGLSNQLLASMALAIGTTMLLRMGKVKYIWVTLAPLCFMLVTAVTAGFYNIFEFYLPKGQMLLAGASVIMMVLIVFVIVDSVKVWRSILKDAQKNLKQAM; this is encoded by the coding sequence ATGAATGGTTTGTATCTCGTTCTGATTTCAGCGCTGGTTTTAAGCCTGTGCTATCGCTACTATGGCGCCTTCATCGCCGCAAAGGTGTTGGCGTTGGACCCCAAACGTCCGACACCGGCTGTTGTGCATGAAGACGGTCATGACTATGTACCTACGAATAAATGGGTACTTTTCGGACATCATTTTGCCGCTATCGCTGGCGCAGGTCCCTTGGTTGGTCCGGTTCTGGCGGCGCAGTTCGGCTATTTGCCGAGCATGTTGTGGATTCTGATTGGCGCCTGTTTGGGTGGTGCGGTTCATGACATGATTATCTTGTTTGCCTCAATTCGTCATGACGGCAAATCCATTGCAGAAATCGCCAAAGAAGAAATCGGCCAATCCGCAGGTTTGGCAGCAGCTATCGCCGTTATCTTCATTTTGGTCATTACCATGGCCGGCATGGGGATTGCCGTGGCGAATGCACTCTTCAACAGCCCCTGGGGCGCCTTTACCGTAGGCGCTACCATTCCCATTGCTCTTTTCATCGGCGTTTACATGCGCTATTTGCGTCCCGGCCATATCGGCGAAGCATCCTTCGTCGGCGTGGTCATGGTGATTGCAGCGGTTGTGGGCGGTGCTTGGATTCAGCACTCTTCATGGGCTCCGTTCTTTACGCTGAGCCGTATGCAGCTTGATATCATTTTGCCGCTGTACGGTTTTGTCGCCGCTGCGTTGCCTGTGTGGCTGCTGCTGGCGCCTCGCGATTACTTGAGCACTTATATGAAAATCGGTACTATCGGCGCGCTGGCGCTGGGGATTATCATCGTGCAGCCGCAGATTCATATGCCCGCGGTGACGTCGTTCATTGGCGGTGGCGGCCCGGTTGTGCCTGGTCCGGTTTGGCCGTTTGTCTGCATTACTGTAGCTTGCGGCGCTATTTCCGGCTTCCATTCGGTTATTGCGACCGGCACAACGCCGAAAATGTTGACCAATGAAAGTGAAATATTGCCGATCGGTTTTGGCGCCATGCTGGCGGAATCCTTCATCAGCGTCATGGCATTGATTGCTGCGACAAGCTTGATTCCTGCGGACTATTTCGCTATCAACAGCGTACCGGAAGCTTTCGCTAAATTGGGTATGAACGTACAAGAACTGCCTATGCTTTCGCAAATGGTAGGAGAAAATGTGGCAGGCCGTCCCGGCGGCGCGGTTTCATTGGCTGTGGGCATGGCTCATATTTTCTCGCAAATTCCCGGCTTGGGCGAGTTTATGTCTTTTCTTTATCACTTTGCCATTATGTTTGAAGCTCTCTTTATCCTGACAATCATTGACGCTGGCACCCGCGTTGGCCGGTATTTGCTGCAGGAAGTGGGCGGTTTGATTTACAAGCCATTGGGAGACGCGAACTGGACTCCTGGCGTTGTCTTTACAAGCGCACTGATTTCCTTTGCGTGGGGGTACTTGATTTTTGGAGGCTCTATTGCTTCCATCTGGCCGCTCTTTGGTCTGTCCAATCAGCTGTTGGCCAGTATGGCATTGGCTATCGGCACAACCATGCTGCTTCGCATGGGCAAGGTCAAGTACATCTGGGTGACCTTGGCGCCGCTGTGCTTTATGCTGGTGACGGCGGTAACCGCCGGCTTCTATAATATCTTTGAATTTTACCTGCCTAAGGGGCAGATGCTGTTGGCTGGGGCCAGTGTAATTATGATGGTCCTCATTGTCTTCGTCATTGTGGACTCCGTTAAAGTATGGCGCTCCATTTTGAAAGACGCCCAAAAGAACTTGAAACAAGCGATGTAA
- a CDS encoding LytTR family DNA-binding domain-containing protein has translation MLSSIIVDDERPARDELRYLLSLVPGVDVRGEAQNAAEGIQLAAQEQPDVVFLDISMRDMGGLAAAALIRKVAVGTMIVFATAYDEYAIKAFELGAVDYLLKPFEEERIRQTVQRLQVYRNEEKSASICRVDEVLEEARIQIDKLPVEKNGSIRLLNYGEIIYAYAKAGNVTVVIADGEAVYNGTLCELEERMNGTHMMRVHKSYVVNLDKIREVVPWFKGTYWLKMEHYPEVEIPVSKSQIKELKIILGLK, from the coding sequence ATGCTCAGCAGCATCATTGTGGATGACGAGAGGCCGGCTAGAGATGAGTTGCGCTATCTATTGTCACTGGTTCCGGGAGTGGATGTTCGAGGAGAGGCTCAGAATGCTGCCGAAGGCATACAACTGGCGGCGCAAGAGCAGCCGGATGTGGTGTTTTTGGACATCAGCATGCGGGATATGGGCGGCTTGGCGGCGGCGGCATTGATTCGTAAGGTGGCGGTAGGGACGATGATTGTTTTTGCTACGGCCTATGATGAGTATGCTATTAAGGCTTTTGAATTGGGAGCTGTGGACTATTTGCTCAAACCTTTTGAAGAAGAGCGAATTCGACAGACTGTACAGAGATTGCAGGTGTACCGCAACGAAGAAAAAAGCGCTTCGATTTGTCGTGTTGATGAAGTGCTGGAAGAGGCGAGAATTCAAATTGATAAGTTGCCCGTGGAAAAGAACGGCAGCATTCGTCTTTTGAATTATGGCGAGATTATCTATGCCTATGCCAAAGCCGGTAATGTAACCGTTGTGATCGCAGATGGCGAGGCTGTCTACAATGGAACGTTGTGCGAACTCGAGGAGCGCATGAACGGGACGCATATGATGCGGGTGCATAAAAGCTATGTGGTCAACTTAGATAAGATTCGGGAAGTGGTACCGTGGTTCAAAGGAACCTATTGGCTAAAAATGGAGCATTATCCGGAAGTAGAAATACCTGTAAGTAAAAGCCAAATTAAAGAACTAAAAATCATTTTGGGCTTAAAGTAA
- a CDS encoding LytS/YhcK type 5TM receptor domain-containing protein, translated as MEDSLLLKMVERMSIAATLAFLLSQTSLLQRLNYRSVTIFDKAKLAVIFGFIGIVGTYAGIPVDDALANSRVIGVMAAGLIGGPVMGAAAGMIAGGHRYFLFGGFSAFSCALANLVEGLFAGMVRKWYPHAALPWWVVLLSGVVGEVLQMAIILLTARPFDMALTLVEHIALPMIVANSIGLTIFMTIIRMTMDVQQQAGAAQSQKALAIAAETLAYFRKGLDEASAQAAADIIYATGSYHAVAVTNATEVLAFVGDEAEHHRMRRHELTKATSRVLQSGEIYVARTREEIGCPCGICRLESAIVAPLKRGEQVIGSFKLYYTNSKLLNQSDVVFAKGLAQLFSIQLELAEIDRQTKLVARAELKALQAQINPHFLFNTLNTITSLIRTKPDQARELLQKLGSIFRFALQKAGHAITLEEELAQVRAYLVIEKARYEEKLCIAENIDERLGACLIPSLIIQPIVENAVVHGLKSKVDGGTIWLDVQQRGSDVVIVIRDDGVGMDLQACHPLERNSVAHIGMKNVHERLQGQYGGSYGLSVQSASGEGTVVTLVLPYKTRSEEEHAQQHHCG; from the coding sequence GTGGAAGATTCCTTGCTTTTAAAAATGGTGGAACGCATGAGCATTGCGGCGACGCTGGCGTTTTTGCTTTCCCAGACGTCGCTGCTGCAGCGCTTGAATTATCGGTCAGTGACGATTTTCGATAAAGCGAAACTGGCGGTGATCTTTGGTTTTATTGGCATTGTCGGCACCTATGCTGGCATTCCAGTCGATGATGCATTAGCCAATTCGCGAGTGATAGGCGTCATGGCGGCCGGTCTTATCGGCGGGCCTGTCATGGGAGCTGCTGCCGGGATGATTGCCGGCGGGCATCGATATTTTTTATTTGGCGGTTTTTCCGCTTTTTCCTGTGCTCTGGCAAATCTGGTAGAAGGGCTGTTTGCCGGTATGGTGCGCAAATGGTATCCTCACGCGGCGCTGCCTTGGTGGGTGGTGCTGTTGAGTGGTGTTGTAGGAGAAGTGCTGCAAATGGCTATTATTTTGCTGACTGCCCGGCCGTTTGACATGGCGTTGACGCTGGTGGAGCATATTGCGTTGCCGATGATTGTAGCCAATTCCATTGGCTTGACTATTTTTATGACGATTATCCGTATGACCATGGACGTGCAGCAGCAAGCCGGTGCGGCGCAGTCGCAAAAAGCGCTGGCTATTGCCGCGGAAACGCTGGCTTATTTTCGAAAGGGTTTGGATGAAGCTTCTGCACAAGCGGCGGCTGATATTATCTATGCCACCGGCAGTTATCATGCCGTGGCGGTAACCAATGCTACGGAAGTGCTGGCGTTTGTGGGAGACGAAGCGGAACACCATCGGATGCGGCGGCATGAATTGACTAAGGCTACTAGCCGAGTGTTGCAGAGCGGTGAAATCTATGTGGCCAGGACGCGGGAGGAAATCGGCTGTCCCTGCGGTATTTGTCGCTTGGAAAGCGCTATTGTAGCGCCGTTAAAACGGGGTGAACAGGTGATTGGCAGCTTTAAGCTTTACTATACAAATTCTAAGCTTTTGAACCAGTCCGATGTGGTCTTTGCCAAAGGCCTAGCGCAGCTTTTTTCCATTCAATTGGAACTAGCGGAAATCGATCGACAGACCAAACTTGTAGCTAGGGCGGAGTTGAAAGCGCTACAGGCGCAAATCAATCCTCATTTTTTGTTTAATACACTAAATACGATTACTTCGTTGATTCGCACGAAACCAGATCAGGCGCGGGAGCTGTTGCAGAAGCTGGGGTCTATTTTTCGTTTCGCTCTGCAAAAAGCGGGTCATGCAATCACGCTGGAGGAAGAGTTGGCACAGGTGCGGGCCTATTTGGTGATCGAAAAAGCCCGTTATGAAGAAAAATTGTGCATTGCAGAAAACATTGACGAACGTCTGGGGGCCTGTCTCATTCCTTCCCTGATTATCCAGCCCATTGTTGAAAACGCTGTGGTTCACGGCTTAAAATCCAAAGTAGATGGCGGAACTATTTGGCTGGATGTGCAGCAGCGAGGATCGGATGTGGTTATTGTGATTCGTGATGACGGCGTCGGTATGGATTTGCAGGCGTGCCATCCCCTGGAAAGGAATTCAGTGGCGCATATTGGTATGAAGAATGTACATGAACGTTTGCAAGGGCAATATGGCGGTTCTTACGGCTTGTCCGTGCAAAGTGCGTCCGGAGAAGGGACGGTGGTAACCTTGGTGCTGCCGTATAAGACAAGGAGTGAAGAAGAACATGCTCAGCAGCATCATTGTGGATGA
- a CDS encoding IS3 family transposase, whose translation MYSEGQKKRAIALYDQCKSVTKVIQRLGYPTRQALYNWITERDLPSRTKASRRQWNNKPDHPRHPPVELKLATIHRCFELGENVQWVSEEIGYSRASIYNWRKAYILKGAAALMNSGDDPRGKLSEGKPTSSKEVEQLKAQMQDMQMEIDILKETLEVLKKDPGIDMTTLRNLEKAVIVDALRDKYSLPLLLRKLNLSKSSYYYQHKQASAPDKYEVLRLHIKALFAENSRRYGYRRIHGWLAREGIHISEKIVRRIMSECGLIVESKRKTKKYNSYKGEISPAVPNVIKRNFHADAPNEKWLTDITEFAIPSGKVYLSPIVDCFDGMLAAWKISTVPDANLVNGMLDDAVSILCKNEQPLVHTDRGCHYRWPGWISRMKNAGLQRSMSKKGCSPDNSACEGLFGRLKNEMFYNRNWSGVSIHQFIEALNNYLIWYNETRIKTSLGNRSPLEYRRSLGLVA comes from the coding sequence ATGTATTCAGAAGGCCAGAAAAAACGAGCGATAGCACTGTATGACCAATGCAAATCCGTGACTAAAGTTATCCAACGCTTGGGGTATCCAACAAGGCAGGCATTATATAACTGGATAACAGAAAGAGATTTGCCATCTAGAACAAAGGCTTCAAGGAGGCAATGGAATAACAAACCAGATCACCCTAGGCATCCACCAGTGGAGCTTAAGTTGGCAACAATTCATCGTTGCTTCGAACTTGGCGAAAACGTACAATGGGTTTCAGAAGAGATCGGTTACAGCAGAGCAAGTATCTACAATTGGCGAAAGGCGTATATTCTGAAGGGGGCTGCGGCACTCATGAATAGCGGTGATGATCCACGCGGTAAATTGTCTGAGGGTAAACCCACTTCATCCAAGGAAGTTGAGCAGCTAAAAGCCCAGATGCAGGACATGCAAATGGAAATAGATATTCTTAAGGAAACTTTAGAAGTACTAAAAAAAGACCCCGGCATCGATATGACAACACTCAGAAACCTGGAAAAGGCAGTGATTGTCGATGCCTTGAGAGATAAATATTCACTGCCTCTTCTACTGCGAAAACTAAATTTATCCAAAAGCAGTTATTACTATCAACATAAACAGGCATCTGCCCCAGATAAGTATGAAGTATTACGACTCCATATCAAAGCATTGTTTGCGGAGAACTCTCGGCGATATGGTTATCGCCGTATTCATGGGTGGCTGGCAAGAGAAGGTATCCATATTTCTGAAAAAATCGTTCGCAGAATCATGTCCGAGTGTGGACTTATTGTCGAAAGCAAAAGAAAGACTAAAAAATACAACTCCTATAAAGGTGAAATCAGCCCTGCCGTTCCCAATGTAATCAAACGCAATTTTCATGCTGATGCACCTAATGAAAAATGGCTGACTGATATAACAGAATTCGCGATCCCCTCCGGAAAAGTATATCTTTCACCTATTGTAGATTGCTTTGATGGGATGCTTGCTGCATGGAAGATTAGCACAGTGCCGGACGCCAATCTCGTCAACGGCATGCTGGACGATGCCGTCAGCATTTTATGTAAGAACGAACAACCATTAGTGCATACTGACCGTGGATGTCATTATCGTTGGCCAGGTTGGATTTCTAGAATGAAAAATGCTGGTCTTCAACGCTCCATGTCAAAGAAGGGGTGCTCTCCAGACAACTCTGCTTGTGAAGGTCTGTTCGGACGTTTGAAAAATGAAATGTTCTATAATCGTAACTGGTCCGGTGTAAGCATTCATCAGTTTATCGAAGCCCTTAACAACTACTTAATCTGGTACAATGAAACAAGGATTAAAACATCACTGGGAAATAGAAGTCCATTGGAGTACCGACGAAGTCTTGGATTGGTTGCTTAG
- a CDS encoding TIGR04076 family protein, whose protein sequence is MAGQKYDVKITVLKKLEVPDVHKEYAAENVHINCAKYKEGQSYLCKNVEKPEGFCSWAWVAVQDKVVFLALGHDYPWIKQKGVEIVSCADGLHPVLYKLERIEK, encoded by the coding sequence ATGGCTGGCCAAAAATATGATGTTAAAATTACCGTACTAAAAAAGCTTGAAGTACCTGATGTTCACAAAGAATACGCCGCTGAAAACGTTCATATTAACTGTGCTAAATACAAAGAAGGGCAATCGTACCTCTGCAAAAACGTCGAAAAGCCTGAAGGATTTTGCAGTTGGGCTTGGGTAGCTGTTCAAGACAAGGTTGTTTTCCTTGCTCTCGGACACGACTATCCTTGGATTAAGCAGAAAGGCGTAGAAATTGTCTCCTGTGCCGATGGATTACACCCGGTATTATACAAACTGGAAAGAATTGAAAAGTAG
- a CDS encoding DUF2148 domain-containing protein encodes MRSDYYLSRCGTTGLEQVAELMCVAARTAPKAKGVDNLETLLVSGEEKDRLSAEMRRIAVESGMAFFDRDAGCLEKAPVVLLLGQKVKPIGVKPCGYCGHGDCATCAQNGGNCAISIGDLGIAIGSAAHVAAAHHVDNRVIFSAGRAALNLKLFPAEVTIAYAIPLSVSGKNPFFDR; translated from the coding sequence ATGCGCAGTGATTATTACCTCTCAAGATGCGGAACAACGGGCTTGGAGCAGGTGGCGGAACTGATGTGCGTAGCGGCGCGGACGGCGCCCAAGGCCAAAGGCGTGGATAATCTGGAGACGTTGCTGGTTTCCGGCGAAGAAAAAGATAGGTTGTCCGCTGAAATGCGGCGCATTGCGGTAGAATCAGGCATGGCTTTTTTCGATAGGGATGCAGGCTGCCTGGAAAAAGCGCCGGTGGTACTGCTCCTAGGGCAGAAGGTTAAACCCATAGGCGTTAAGCCTTGTGGCTACTGCGGTCATGGCGACTGTGCCACCTGTGCGCAAAACGGCGGCAACTGCGCCATCAGCATTGGTGACTTGGGCATTGCCATCGGGTCGGCGGCGCATGTAGCGGCGGCGCATCATGTGGACAACCGCGTTATTTTCAGCGCGGGCCGGGCGGCACTTAATCTGAAGCTGTTTCCGGCAGAGGTAACCATTGCGTACGCCATTCCGCTCAGCGTCAGCGGCAAAAATCCTTTCTTCGATCGCTGA